A part of Pseudomonadota bacterium genomic DNA contains:
- a CDS encoding TauD/TfdA family dioxygenase produces MDDLPWTPDLDHWPVDHTVDDLTHTTDALCVTWSDGLTSEHHVLLLRENSPDATTIHPTVREMCVAPTDIDADIVIVSTSHDDNGAVSVSFSDGMTSAYHPGWLRGTAWLSNAERPATMLWHGDSLDAPPSFDGPMALEEPRVFLDWLEALRDYGITRLRGLPQKDGLLEAIVTRIGPVRESNFGRQYDLAIKDEPDSQAYTSDSLLQHIDLPTRETPHGLQFLYTRENTATGGDGIYVDGYRVAEDMRHEAPEHFHSLITDHWEYNNRASVSDYRASGPVVETDAEGHITSIRYNTFLRAPLRAPLEIQARAYRAYRAFCERAQNARYQMRIRYEPGDLVAFDNRRTLHGRSGFDTKGGARFIEGIYADRDDLHSRIRTLRRTLRLQTDSERASNMGEPA; encoded by the coding sequence ATGGACGACCTGCCCTGGACACCCGATCTCGATCACTGGCCGGTGGACCACACGGTGGACGACCTGACGCACACGACAGACGCGCTATGCGTGACGTGGTCGGACGGTCTCACCAGCGAGCACCACGTGCTGCTGCTGCGCGAAAACAGTCCCGATGCCACGACGATCCATCCGACGGTACGTGAGATGTGCGTGGCGCCGACCGACATCGACGCCGATATCGTCATTGTATCCACGTCGCACGATGACAACGGCGCGGTGTCGGTTTCTTTCAGCGACGGCATGACCAGTGCCTACCATCCCGGCTGGTTGCGCGGCACGGCCTGGCTCAGCAATGCGGAACGACCGGCGACGATGCTGTGGCATGGCGACAGCCTCGATGCGCCGCCGAGTTTCGACGGGCCGATGGCTCTGGAGGAGCCGCGTGTCTTTCTCGACTGGCTCGAGGCGCTGCGGGACTACGGCATCACCCGGCTGCGCGGTCTGCCGCAAAAAGACGGGCTGTTGGAAGCGATCGTCACGCGGATCGGGCCGGTGCGCGAAAGCAATTTCGGGCGCCAGTACGACCTGGCAATCAAGGACGAGCCTGACAGCCAGGCCTATACATCAGACAGCCTTCTGCAGCACATCGATCTACCAACCCGCGAAACGCCGCACGGTCTCCAGTTTCTCTATACGCGCGAAAACACCGCGACCGGTGGCGACGGCATTTATGTGGACGGTTACCGCGTGGCCGAAGACATGCGCCATGAGGCACCTGAACACTTTCATTCGCTGATCACCGACCACTGGGAATACAACAACCGCGCCAGCGTCAGCGACTATCGGGCATCCGGCCCGGTGGTCGAGACCGACGCCGAGGGGCATATCACCAGCATCCGATACAACACCTTTCTGCGTGCGCCGCTGAGGGCGCCGCTTGAGATCCAGGCGCGTGCCTACCGTGCGTACCGAGCTTTCTGCGAGCGCGCCCAAAACGCCCGCTATCAGATGCGCATTCGCTACGAACCGGGCGATCTCGTCGCCTTCGACAACCGCCGCACCCTGCACGGGCGATCGGGTTTCGACACAAAGGGCGGTGCGCGCTTCATCGAGGGTATTTATGCGGACCGGGACGATCTGCACTCACGTATTCGAACGCTCCGTCGAACGCTGAGGCTTCAGACCGACAGCGAACGGGCATCTAACATGGGAGAGCCTGCATGA
- a CDS encoding helix-turn-helix transcriptional regulator: protein MAIDHLPDNLRLLCSYGRSTSEVCRRAGINRQQFSKYLNGQAQPSLSTLRRICDFFGVDDNEILLDRTAFKELIRLRPPRLGNHQTPIEHAVERLIQPSSTNLGLLEAHEGFYHSYVCSDASRGYIHRSLSRIHRQGDVWMCRTIERHLAGDFMVPSRLKYDGIILESQNRLVTCEREQGSGRTLWCHMLYTSDHPEPTFLSGLILGIWPDGTRDIHCARTVWQYLGRQPDVRTALRQCGPLDPRSEDLPEFVRHCTDNTRAEGDFAFFARF, encoded by the coding sequence ATGGCGATTGATCATCTGCCGGACAACTTGCGCCTGCTCTGCAGCTACGGACGGTCGACGTCCGAGGTGTGCCGGCGCGCCGGCATCAACCGGCAACAATTCAGCAAATACCTGAACGGCCAGGCGCAGCCTTCGCTCTCAACGCTGCGGCGCATCTGCGACTTCTTCGGCGTCGACGACAACGAAATCCTGCTCGACCGGACAGCCTTCAAGGAACTCATTCGGTTACGGCCGCCTCGTCTGGGCAACCACCAGACACCGATCGAACATGCCGTCGAACGGCTGATCCAGCCATCATCCACAAACCTCGGACTGCTTGAAGCTCACGAGGGGTTCTATCATTCCTATGTCTGCAGCGATGCGAGTCGGGGATACATACACCGCTCGCTCAGCCGGATTCACCGGCAGGGGGACGTCTGGATGTGCAGAACCATCGAGCGACACCTTGCCGGCGACTTCATGGTTCCATCGCGACTGAAGTACGACGGAATCATACTGGAATCCCAGAACCGTCTCGTGACCTGCGAGCGCGAACAAGGCAGTGGACGGACCCTTTGGTGTCACATGCTCTATACCTCGGACCATCCCGAACCCACGTTTCTGTCCGGCCTAATCCTCGGCATCTGGCCCGACGGTACGCGCGACATCCACTGCGCCAGAACAGTCTGGCAATATCTGGGAAGGCAACCGGACGTGCGCACCGCCCTGCGCCAGTGCGGGCCACTTGACCCTCGATCAGAAGATCTGCCGGAGTTCGTGCGCCACTGCACGGACAACACGCGCGCAGAGGGTGACTTTGCCTTCTTTGCGCGGTTTTGA
- a CDS encoding TIGR01458 family HAD-type hydrolase has translation MDVRAVLLDLQGVLYEAGTPFPGAREAVEHMAAAGLSLRFLTNTTTRPAHAIAERMRDMGFVLENSQLFTPVMAARGVLQDRQLTRAHLAADPSLADDLEGFTLCDSDVEAIILGDLEQDFTWQRLNELFAMLRAGAQLIALHKNRYCRRGEDLGLDLGPFVAALEYATREEATVVGKPSPAFFEMAIRDMNADPSATLMVGDDIDSDIGGGAEAGLMTVQVMTGKFTKGDTKSAVQPSHRVTSIADLPGLLGI, from the coding sequence ATGGATGTCCGGGCGGTACTTCTCGATCTGCAGGGCGTTCTCTACGAGGCCGGAACGCCGTTCCCCGGCGCGCGTGAAGCGGTCGAGCACATGGCCGCCGCCGGCTTGTCCCTGCGCTTCCTGACCAACACGACAACGCGACCGGCCCATGCCATCGCCGAGCGTATGCGCGACATGGGTTTTGTCCTGGAGAACAGCCAGCTCTTCACGCCCGTCATGGCCGCGCGTGGCGTGCTGCAGGATCGACAGCTAACACGCGCGCATCTGGCCGCCGATCCGTCGCTCGCGGATGATCTTGAAGGGTTCACCCTGTGTGACAGCGATGTCGAGGCCATCATCCTTGGGGACCTGGAACAGGACTTCACCTGGCAGCGCCTGAACGAGCTCTTCGCCATGCTGCGCGCGGGCGCTCAGCTGATCGCGCTGCACAAGAACCGGTATTGTCGCCGGGGCGAGGACCTCGGTCTCGATCTCGGCCCGTTCGTAGCGGCGCTCGAGTATGCGACACGCGAAGAAGCCACTGTCGTCGGCAAACCATCACCGGCTTTCTTCGAAATGGCCATACGCGACATGAACGCCGACCCATCCGCCACGCTGATGGTCGGCGACGATATCGACAGTGACATCGGCGGCGGTGCCGAGGCTGGGCTGATGACCGTCCAGGTCATGACCGGCAAGTTTACCAAGGGCGACACCAAGTCCGCGGTCCAGCCGTCGCACCGCGTGACCTCCATCGCCGATCTGCCGGGGTTGCTGGGCATCTGA
- a CDS encoding FIST C-terminal domain-containing protein yields the protein MNETSDLMAGQFHVAHASAETWQQAARSVAEVLGDRDDDTLGFVYVTDHFADALGEVAGFLAAATGVTSWCGTVGIGICATGKEYFDRPAVAAMTGRFPDDALNLFTSAEEAVRSYDDRRGGAMGQGSFAVVHGDPRMPNLVEAITKLARDTDGYLVGGLSSSRGVTMQVAGRPIEREISGVLFDSAVRVTTGLTQGCVPLGGIHQVTKVDENVVHRLNDRPAMDVFVEELAIEGISDPRQLSGSLHVGLPVSGSDTGDYLVRNLVGIEPNTGAVVIGERVGMGDALMFCRRDRAAAEADLKRMVNDARKRAGNVAGGLYFSCLARGPNMFDGAQSEMDIVREALGDVPLVGFFGNGEISFDRLYAYTGVLTLFETADG from the coding sequence ATGAACGAGACATCCGACCTTATGGCGGGACAATTCCACGTTGCACATGCCAGCGCGGAGACGTGGCAGCAGGCTGCCCGATCCGTTGCAGAAGTCTTGGGCGATCGCGATGACGATACGCTCGGGTTCGTCTACGTCACCGATCATTTCGCTGACGCGCTGGGCGAGGTCGCCGGGTTCCTGGCTGCCGCGACCGGCGTCACGAGCTGGTGCGGCACCGTCGGCATCGGCATCTGCGCGACCGGCAAGGAGTACTTTGACCGGCCGGCGGTCGCGGCGATGACCGGCCGGTTCCCCGACGATGCGCTGAACCTGTTCACCAGCGCAGAGGAAGCGGTCCGCAGTTACGACGACCGACGCGGTGGCGCGATGGGGCAGGGCAGCTTCGCCGTCGTCCACGGCGACCCACGCATGCCGAATTTGGTCGAGGCAATCACCAAGCTGGCGCGCGATACCGACGGCTACCTGGTCGGCGGGCTCAGTTCATCGCGTGGCGTCACCATGCAGGTGGCGGGCCGGCCAATCGAACGCGAGATCTCCGGCGTCTTGTTCGACAGCGCCGTGCGCGTTACCACCGGCCTGACGCAGGGTTGTGTGCCGTTGGGCGGCATTCACCAGGTGACCAAAGTCGACGAAAACGTCGTCCATCGTCTCAACGACCGCCCGGCGATGGATGTGTTCGTCGAGGAGTTGGCGATCGAGGGTATCTCCGATCCACGGCAGCTTTCCGGCTCGCTGCACGTCGGCTTGCCGGTTTCCGGTTCTGATACCGGCGACTACCTGGTGCGCAATCTGGTCGGTATCGAGCCCAACACCGGCGCCGTGGTGATCGGCGAGCGGGTCGGCATGGGCGATGCCCTGATGTTCTGTCGCCGCGACCGTGCTGCGGCCGAGGCGGATCTCAAACGCATGGTCAACGATGCGCGCAAACGCGCGGGCAATGTGGCCGGCGGTCTCTATTTCAGCTGCCTGGCGCGCGGCCCCAACATGTTTGACGGCGCCCAAAGCGAGATGGACATCGTGCGCGAGGCCTTGGGCGACGTGCCGTTGGTCGGCTTCTTCGGCAATGGTGAGATTTCGTTCGATCGTCTCTATGCCTATACCGGGGTTCTCACCCTGTTCGAGACAGCCGACGGGTAG
- a CDS encoding adenylate/guanylate cyclase domain-containing protein has product MIARIRLVSGLVLMVFLASHLINHALGIHSLAWMEAGRGVFDWVWRSPPGTIVLCAALILHLGLVFWSLYQRSSLAMPARDWAQLLLGLTIPLLVAEHIAATRGGHELFGVNDTYPYVVYALWVDAPWKGVLQSVLIVTAWLHGCLGVHFWLRLKPWYARWQWGAFGVALLIPILALAGFVGAGIDVARLAQDPEWLPDLIASTGAGSVFNELTALMRQAQLWTIAGTVALVALILLARWLRALLAARRKAPQLTYPEGRLVDVMPGATVLETSRMAGIPHASVCGGRGRCSTCRVRLGHGRDDVEPPDANETKVLERIGNPPHVRLACQIRPTADLAVTPLLPAHAGPADAVTRPRPAGAGREQEIAVLFADLRGFTTLSEAKLPYDTVFVLNRYFEAMGHAIEGAGGQIDKFIGDGVMALFGVDSAVDDGCRQALDATTAMGQALDALNRSLAREIDQPLRLGIGLHAGPAVIGEMGYGETMNMTAIGDVVNTASRLEGATKDLSCDLVVSERVVELAGLAAMPGLPHELAVRGKRETLRVRAISNLAGAPKL; this is encoded by the coding sequence ATGATCGCACGCATCAGGCTGGTTTCCGGGCTGGTGCTGATGGTCTTCCTGGCCAGCCATCTGATCAACCACGCGCTCGGTATCCATTCGCTAGCCTGGATGGAGGCTGGGCGGGGCGTCTTCGACTGGGTCTGGCGCAGCCCGCCCGGCACAATCGTGCTTTGCGCGGCTCTGATCCTGCATCTGGGACTGGTTTTTTGGTCGCTCTACCAACGCAGCAGCCTGGCCATGCCCGCGCGCGATTGGGCGCAATTGCTGTTGGGGCTGACCATCCCGCTGCTTGTCGCCGAACACATTGCGGCAACGCGCGGCGGTCACGAACTGTTCGGCGTCAATGACACCTATCCTTATGTTGTCTACGCACTGTGGGTCGACGCACCGTGGAAGGGTGTCTTGCAGTCGGTCCTGATCGTGACCGCCTGGCTGCATGGTTGTTTGGGCGTCCACTTCTGGCTGCGTCTGAAGCCGTGGTATGCGCGCTGGCAGTGGGGCGCGTTCGGCGTCGCGCTGCTGATCCCGATCCTCGCCCTCGCCGGATTTGTCGGCGCCGGCATCGATGTCGCGCGCCTTGCTCAAGACCCCGAATGGCTGCCCGATCTCATCGCGTCGACCGGCGCCGGCAGCGTCTTCAACGAGTTGACCGCCTTGATGAGGCAGGCGCAGCTCTGGACCATCGCCGGCACGGTGGCGCTTGTCGCGCTGATACTGCTGGCGCGTTGGCTGCGCGCCCTCCTCGCCGCGCGTCGCAAGGCGCCACAACTGACCTACCCGGAAGGTCGACTGGTGGACGTCATGCCTGGCGCGACTGTTCTGGAGACAAGCCGCATGGCCGGCATTCCCCACGCCTCGGTCTGCGGCGGACGCGGTCGCTGCTCAACCTGCCGGGTTCGCCTGGGTCACGGGCGCGACGATGTGGAACCGCCCGACGCAAACGAAACCAAGGTTCTGGAGCGTATCGGCAATCCGCCCCATGTTCGCCTTGCCTGCCAGATCCGCCCGACCGCCGATCTCGCGGTCACGCCCCTGCTGCCGGCGCATGCCGGTCCAGCTGACGCGGTGACGAGGCCGCGCCCGGCCGGCGCCGGGCGGGAGCAGGAGATCGCCGTGCTGTTCGCCGACCTGCGCGGTTTCACCACCCTGTCGGAAGCCAAGCTTCCCTATGACACCGTGTTTGTCCTGAACCGGTACTTCGAAGCCATGGGTCACGCCATCGAGGGAGCCGGCGGTCAGATCGACAAGTTCATTGGTGACGGCGTCATGGCCCTGTTCGGCGTCGATAGCGCGGTCGACGATGGCTGCCGCCAGGCGCTCGACGCGACGACCGCGATGGGCCAGGCTCTCGATGCACTCAATCGCTCGCTCGCCAGGGAGATCGACCAGCCGTTGCGACTCGGGATCGGCCTCCATGCCGGACCGGCCGTGATCGGCGAGATGGGCTATGGCGAAACCATGAACATGACCGCGATCGGCGATGTCGTGAACACGGCGAGCCGTCTGGAGGGGGCGACCAAAGACCTCAGCTGCGATCTCGTTGTCTCTGAACGCGTGGTGGAGCTGGCGGGCCTCGCGGCGATGCCCGGGTTGCCTC
- a CDS encoding aspartate aminotransferase family protein produces the protein MADLPSDLLPKVAWGKGIYIYDTDGKRYLDGSGGPATFCLGHGNEEVNEAIKDQLDRIAFGYRYHFRSDAAEELQNIVTEQGGGNLKHCIFTTGGSESTESCLKLALQYHAARGEMSRRRFIARQRSWHGNTLGALSVSGFLARQEPYFGSLLEASHLSPVNTYRPPEGVEPEDVAEHCANELEEEILRLGADKVAAFIFEPIVGAAGGAVPAPDGYAKRIREICDRHGVLMISDEVMCGVGRCGTWRALEHDGVEPDIMAIAKGLGGGYLPLGAAVYTDKVAEPINRVHGMPITGHTFTAHTTACAAGAAVQKIMIRDNLVARVAEEGQYLRDQLEAALGQHPHVGNIRGRGFFQGVELVEDRETKEPFAPEHKMYFRIMKESVEGGLICYPTGGNVDGVKGDQIIIAPAYNATRDELDELVGLLVPAIDRAIASV, from the coding sequence ATGGCTGACTTACCCTCCGACCTGTTGCCCAAGGTTGCCTGGGGCAAGGGCATTTACATCTACGATACCGACGGCAAGCGCTACCTCGACGGTTCCGGCGGACCGGCGACGTTTTGCCTGGGCCATGGCAACGAAGAGGTGAACGAGGCGATCAAGGACCAGCTCGATCGCATCGCGTTCGGCTATCGTTATCACTTCCGCAGCGATGCGGCGGAGGAGCTGCAGAACATCGTCACCGAACAGGGTGGCGGCAACCTCAAGCACTGCATCTTCACGACCGGCGGTTCGGAATCGACGGAGTCGTGCCTGAAGCTGGCGCTGCAGTATCACGCCGCGCGCGGCGAGATGTCGCGCCGCCGGTTTATCGCGCGCCAGCGCAGCTGGCACGGCAACACGCTGGGTGCGCTCTCGGTCTCCGGGTTTTTGGCGCGCCAGGAACCCTATTTCGGCTCGCTGCTGGAAGCGAGCCACCTGTCGCCGGTCAACACCTACCGACCGCCCGAGGGCGTCGAGCCGGAAGACGTTGCGGAACACTGCGCCAACGAACTGGAAGAAGAGATCCTGCGACTTGGCGCCGACAAGGTCGCGGCATTCATCTTTGAGCCCATCGTCGGCGCCGCCGGCGGCGCCGTGCCGGCGCCCGACGGTTACGCCAAGCGCATCCGCGAGATCTGCGACCGCCATGGTGTCCTCATGATTTCCGACGAAGTCATGTGTGGGGTCGGGCGCTGCGGCACCTGGCGCGCCCTGGAGCATGACGGCGTCGAGCCGGACATCATGGCTATCGCCAAGGGTCTGGGCGGCGGATACCTGCCGCTTGGCGCCGCGGTCTATACCGACAAGGTCGCCGAGCCGATCAACCGGGTCCACGGCATGCCAATCACCGGCCACACCTTCACCGCGCACACGACAGCGTGTGCGGCTGGTGCCGCAGTTCAGAAGATCATGATCCGCGACAACCTGGTTGCGCGCGTGGCCGAAGAAGGTCAATACCTGCGCGATCAGCTGGAAGCGGCCCTGGGGCAGCACCCTCATGTCGGCAACATCCGCGGGCGCGGCTTTTTCCAAGGTGTCGAACTGGTCGAGGATCGCGAGACCAAGGAGCCGTTCGCGCCGGAGCACAAGATGTACTTCCGCATCATGAAGGAATCGGTCGAGGGCGGTCTGATCTGCTATCCGACCGGCGGCAACGTGGACGGCGTCAAAGGCGATCAGATCATTATCGCGCCGGCCTATAACGCGACGCGCGACGAGCTTGACGAACTCGTCGGCCTGTTGGTGCCTGCCATCGATCGCGCCATCGCGTCAGTCTAG
- a CDS encoding DUF3179 domain-containing protein gives MAGLLLTSTSYAQPADWLWEWTQTDFDTTSISFDEILSGGPPKDGIPSIDAPEFEPVTAADLPDNEPMLTVEVDGEARAYPLRILMWHEIVNDEIAGTPLTITFCPLCNTGIVFHRDVDGQVLDFGTTGKLRNSDLVMYDRQTESWWQQFTGEAIVGSMTGTRLVPYPSRLESFALFKERFPSGHVLVPSNEGSRRYGQNPYVGYDSRSEPYGFFDGDLPEGIAPLARVIRVGDKAWALDLLREQKRLEDGDIVITWEPGQASALDSSTIASSFDVGNVVVQRRTETGMVDEVYTVDFAFAFHAFYPDSVITTQ, from the coding sequence TTGGCCGGTTTGCTTCTGACGAGTACGTCCTACGCGCAGCCGGCAGACTGGCTGTGGGAGTGGACGCAGACGGATTTCGATACGACGTCCATCTCGTTTGACGAAATCCTCTCCGGCGGTCCACCCAAGGATGGCATTCCGTCAATCGACGCCCCTGAGTTCGAACCGGTTACGGCTGCCGACCTACCCGATAACGAGCCGATGCTGACGGTCGAGGTCGATGGCGAGGCGCGTGCCTATCCGCTGCGAATCCTGATGTGGCATGAAATTGTCAACGACGAGATCGCCGGCACGCCGCTCACCATCACATTCTGTCCGCTGTGCAACACCGGCATCGTCTTCCATCGCGACGTTGACGGCCAGGTGCTGGACTTCGGCACCACGGGCAAGCTGCGCAATTCCGACCTCGTCATGTACGACCGACAGACCGAGAGCTGGTGGCAACAGTTCACCGGCGAAGCGATTGTCGGTTCGATGACCGGTACCCGCCTAGTGCCCTATCCGTCACGTCTTGAGTCCTTCGCGCTCTTCAAGGAGCGGTTTCCGTCCGGCCACGTCCTGGTGCCGTCGAACGAGGGGTCACGGCGCTATGGGCAGAACCCCTATGTCGGCTATGACAGCCGCTCGGAACCCTATGGGTTTTTCGACGGCGATCTGCCCGAAGGCATCGCACCCCTGGCGCGCGTGATCAGGGTCGGCGACAAGGCATGGGCGCTCGATCTGCTGCGAGAGCAGAAGCGGCTTGAAGACGGTGATATCGTGATCACGTGGGAACCCGGTCAGGCGTCCGCGCTGGACAGCTCAACGATCGCATCGAGTTTCGACGTCGGGAACGTCGTGGTGCAACGCCGGACGGAGACCGGCATGGTCGATGAGGTCTATACGGTCGACTTCGCCTTTGCCTTTCACGCCTTCTATCCGGATTCCGTGATCACGACGCAGTAG
- a CDS encoding helix-turn-helix domain-containing protein, producing the protein MPDVDIVLTDRFPILSLTLVTEPLRVANREDAGQRWRWRCISVEGGRVTSSSGFAVDTVPPDDRRVDIVLLLSSYQPETALVKPLLRWLKARARAGAMMGCVDTGAMIFAEAGLLTKVPAAVHFEALRGYRERFRDEMFVDRLFDVSSNRCSSAGGVATIDMTLGLIERFSGRDLAARVAEILTYRPTAFSGPQQKLLTDTSLKRLDRNLAKAVDLMIATLDQPLPVAAIAERIGVPDWTLGRLFKQYLKQTPAAYYRHLRLTEARNLLRNSSLRVSEIAGLCGFENPESFARAYKRTFGKAASQDRQP; encoded by the coding sequence ATGCCCGATGTCGACATCGTTCTTACGGACCGATTCCCGATCCTGTCGCTTACCCTGGTGACTGAGCCGCTGCGCGTCGCTAACCGGGAGGACGCCGGACAGCGCTGGCGTTGGCGCTGTATCTCGGTAGAGGGTGGGCGGGTCACGAGTTCCAGTGGCTTTGCCGTCGACACGGTGCCGCCGGACGATCGCCGCGTCGACATCGTCCTGCTGCTCTCGTCTTATCAGCCGGAGACGGCGCTCGTGAAACCGCTGTTGCGTTGGCTGAAGGCTCGCGCCCGTGCCGGCGCCATGATGGGCTGCGTCGATACCGGCGCCATGATCTTCGCCGAGGCCGGTCTTCTGACCAAGGTGCCGGCGGCTGTCCACTTCGAGGCCCTGCGCGGTTACCGCGAGAGGTTTCGCGACGAGATGTTCGTCGACCGACTGTTTGATGTCTCCAGCAATCGCTGTTCGAGCGCTGGCGGCGTCGCGACCATCGACATGACGCTTGGCCTGATCGAACGGTTCAGCGGCCGCGACCTCGCCGCTCGTGTCGCCGAGATCCTCACCTACCGGCCGACGGCATTCAGCGGTCCGCAGCAGAAACTCCTGACCGACACCTCGCTCAAGCGCCTCGACCGTAACCTGGCGAAGGCGGTTGACCTGATGATCGCCACCCTCGACCAGCCGCTGCCGGTCGCCGCCATCGCCGAGCGCATCGGTGTGCCCGACTGGACCCTCGGCCGACTGTTCAAACAGTATCTGAAGCAGACACCGGCAGCCTATTACCGCCACCTCCGGCTGACCGAGGCGCGCAATCTCTTGAGGAACTCAAGCCTTAGGGTAAGCGAGATCGCCGGACTTTGCGGTTTCGAGAACCCGGAGAGTTTCGCGCGGGCCTATAAAAGGACATTCGGCAAGGCCGCGTCGCAAGACCGGCAACCCTGA
- a CDS encoding phytanoyl-CoA dioxygenase family protein codes for MSTSLEQPVVHDLVELPAFQLENGLPVEAAIEAYERDGVVCLRDAFDADWIATLAEGMEIAIAEAHRESKFHIAEPGEPGFFFYDTFMWKRIDNFRRFAMESPAADLARTIMRSKSLIYYFDFMLVKEPGTSRKTPWHYDEAYWPISGNQICNLWTALDHIPMETGLRFVRGSHRWFGDYRAVHFDPNDGYADLPNSPEPPDWDLVPGEHEIVYAPLEPGDCLIFHNRCHHSAPGNSLKSTRRRALATHWIGDDITYNDKPQETDPPYRGEGLVHGGSMECKSFPRVR; via the coding sequence ATGTCCACCAGTCTTGAGCAACCCGTCGTGCATGATCTCGTGGAGTTGCCCGCCTTTCAGCTTGAGAACGGCTTGCCTGTCGAAGCGGCCATCGAAGCCTACGAACGCGATGGCGTGGTCTGCCTGCGGGATGCCTTCGATGCCGATTGGATCGCGACGCTGGCGGAGGGTATGGAGATCGCGATTGCGGAAGCCCATCGCGAGAGCAAATTCCACATCGCCGAACCCGGCGAGCCCGGTTTCTTTTTCTATGACACCTTCATGTGGAAACGCATCGACAACTTCCGCCGCTTCGCGATGGAGTCGCCGGCCGCCGACCTGGCGCGCACGATCATGCGTTCCAAGTCACTGATCTACTATTTCGACTTCATGCTGGTGAAGGAGCCGGGGACCAGCCGCAAGACGCCATGGCACTATGACGAGGCTTATTGGCCGATCAGCGGCAACCAAATTTGCAATCTCTGGACTGCGCTTGACCACATTCCCATGGAAACAGGCTTGCGCTTCGTCAGGGGCTCGCACCGTTGGTTCGGGGACTATCGCGCCGTTCACTTCGACCCCAATGACGGCTATGCCGATTTGCCGAACAGTCCGGAACCGCCGGACTGGGATCTGGTGCCGGGCGAGCACGAAATCGTCTATGCCCCGCTTGAACCGGGCGACTGTCTGATCTTTCACAACCGCTGCCACCACAGCGCGCCCGGTAACTCGCTGAAGTCGACACGCCGCCGCGCGCTCGCGACGCACTGGATCGGCGACGACATCACCTATAACGACAAACCCCAGGAGACCGATCCACCCTATCGCGGCGAAGGCTTGGTTCATGGCGGCTCCATGGAGTGCAAGAGCTTCCCGAGGGTGCGCTAA
- a CDS encoding class II aldolase/adducin family protein — MTVTPLRTSPTDCSEAEWRARVDLAALFRIIAHYGMSDLANGAISARVPDQPDHYLVHPYGMFWEEARASALVKIDAAGQPVDRDAPWLNDGVQNLCQWIFGSRPEVNVFVHGHEEEVMAVGSTMEGILPLSQPAVYLGDITGYIQYEFDEDETFGDHFVERLGDNQILISRNHGYYALGDTAAAAFFRAYFLRQTCSTQIKTLAMDRELNLIDPQKVARFRDQMAASDHYNYNGATEWPGLIRLLDKRDPDYAT, encoded by the coding sequence ATGACCGTGACACCCTTAAGGACGTCGCCGACCGATTGCTCCGAGGCCGAATGGCGGGCCCGTGTCGATCTGGCGGCGCTGTTCCGGATCATCGCGCACTACGGCATGTCGGATCTGGCGAACGGCGCCATTAGCGCAAGGGTTCCCGATCAGCCTGACCACTATCTCGTTCATCCCTATGGCATGTTCTGGGAAGAAGCGCGGGCATCCGCCCTGGTAAAGATCGATGCCGCCGGCCAGCCGGTTGATCGCGACGCGCCGTGGTTGAACGACGGCGTCCAGAACCTCTGCCAGTGGATCTTCGGGTCGCGGCCGGAGGTGAACGTCTTCGTGCACGGTCACGAGGAAGAGGTCATGGCGGTCGGTTCTACCATGGAGGGAATCCTGCCGCTTAGCCAGCCCGCCGTTTATCTGGGCGACATCACTGGCTACATCCAGTACGAGTTCGACGAAGACGAGACGTTCGGCGACCACTTCGTTGAGCGGCTCGGCGACAACCAAATCCTGATCAGCCGCAATCACGGTTACTATGCGTTGGGCGATACTGCGGCGGCGGCGTTCTTCAGAGCCTACTTCCTGCGCCAGACCTGTTCGACGCAGATCAAAACGCTTGCCATGGATCGCGAATTGAATCTGATCGACCCGCAAAAGGTCGCCCGCTTCCGCGATCAGATGGCCGCGTCGGATCACTACAACTACAACGGCGCGACGGAATGGCCCGGCCTGATCCGCCTGCTGGACAAACGCGACCCCGACTACGCAACGTGA